The sequence ttaaatattttcatatattatCTAAGTATCCCTTTTAGAATTAGTGAAGCAAAGCATTGTTTGTACTTAAAACAATGTTGGCCATCATGTTAATACTTCCATAATGCAGACATTCTAAACTGCTAAAAAGCACATTTTCAATGTTTCTACGTTTGCAAACTTTTGGCTATGGAGCATTCATCAGGCAATCCGCTTTACCATTTCGTAAAATGACCAAAAAACtgctattttttcaaaaaatatgaacGAAATTATAGGTTCCACCTAGAACTAAATTTAGTCAAATTGCCTAAAGTCTCCACCTATATCACAGAACTGACAGATTGGTAGTGTCATCAATTTGTAATTTCATTAAAAGCACATGATTGTCAAATTAGGCAATTTTTGAAGAGTTATTATTAAATGTGTCAGTGGATTCTTTCACAAGacttgtagctagttttatttattaataaatcTGTAATAAAATAGTGAGCTTAGTTGTAAAAATGGCCTAAAACATCattataaactttttatatcttttttaaaaggttttacaAAGTGTGTTTctcaaacatttttcttaacatttAGGGAGCAGGAAGAACTTGAAGCTGCACAGAGTTTGAAAACACTTACAGAGTGCTCTTGTAGATATTACGGAGATACAAAATATGAAATACAAATAAGGTACAAACAAGGTACTGCTCAAGCTAAACGTCTGAGAGAACAAAAACAACAGGAGGAAAAGGTTCCATTTATGATGACACTTTCTGATGGTACTATCACTATCCTGTATCTTTTCATTTGCTGCATGACAAGGGTAGTTTACTTAGCGATGTGAGATTCATAATAAACAATGATAAACAGCTTAGAaatgtatttggcaaaaaaaaataaaaaaataaaaaataaacgtaTATAATTAAGACATATGAAATACTTTATTGAAACAACTTTCTTTCCTCTTGTTATATATCTATATTGTtatatatctctttaataatagctgtattttgtctATCTCTGCGCGGAGCCTCCACTGAGTTAGAAAAACGTGCTACGAAAAcacaaatatcaaatgcgatatatttttatctaatttgttgcgacgggtaaatttaaagaacGGACGAAcccgttgatttttccacgggttaacgactagtctatattataatgcctgtatatgtctgtctgtctgtcatgcaaaatagtGGCTTAGCTGCGCGAGTAGCAAGACGggcgcaatgcggtataaaaaggacggattGTAAGCTGTGGATTTTTTCACTGGCTTACAACTAGTGTTAATATATAATATGTTATTCTATTCTGTCTGCTTCTCTACATAACACGAGGCAAATTTTCTGGTGTCATATTTATGCTATTTGCTATTGTAATAGATGTTGGCTTGCATCAACAGTGAAGCTTTTTTCACCTGCTACATTTTCATTGTTACTCACAATCACCATTTGTTTGAACAGGACACAAAATCAAATCaatttagacattttttaataaaaatgggTTGTCACTTTTAGCAACAACAAATCCGACGTAACATTTTTGCGTGTTGTCAATCAGAAAGCAGTAATTgtgcaaaatgtttttctttttgcttaTTATGTTACCTGTTGTACAGATGTATGGCAACATGATAATTTGTTAGATGATTGtgacaaaattaaatttgttactATTGCCTTGTGATGTTTTTACCTCAAGTTGCCTTAATAAATTGTTAGTTATCCATCTGGCAAAACTGCTGTTATCAGTTCTGCGTCTGCTAGGGGTAATTACACCTTTGTTTATGATGGCAGCGAGAAATCTAGATTGCTTGCACATTTTACTCCCATTGGACGTGGAGTTTGTTATCATAAAAATGGACAAATTTTGTAAGTTATTAAAGTTGTGTGTAGTCATATTTTTTAAGGTTGTATAAAGAGGATATAAATATTATACCTTATGcacatataaatatatttaaaagacaAATAACATTTTCTCTTTACTCACTATAGTGTATAAATATTTGGTTATTTTACCAAAATTTGGTTATTTTCTCTATTCTTTTGAAAACTGGTTCCCATGATTTTTAAGGTCTAAAAGATTTCACATTTGCCATTGTTTATACTATTTATTTGAATCACTTTTGAAACACAACGAGGTGAGAAAACGTTCATATGGCATATAGCGTAACTTGTTTCAGTAATATCATGTAATGTCTTGATTCAACCATATTAGCTTGTTTAAATGGCGGTAACTGTTAGGAAAACTGATGCTTTTTAGGGGCGAAATTTAAACATgttaaaatgcaattttttattacGAAATCTTTTAGCTTTCCAGGTCcttgttaaaaaaacaagaaccttttattgtttaaagcatacctcccacaaaaaaaaaacaagtgggGCATCTATTttcatatatttaaaaaatccttattGGTTCTTGAGATATCTCTTGAAAGTTTCACTATGGAAGACGGAATTTTAAAGTTGTGAACTAGATCTAAGACTTGATCTATGATTGTTATTATTGAGCATAACAActattaaatattatgtaaaatgttcaaaacacttAACTAAATGGTCAAAGTGATTTTAATAATCCGGTGTGACTTGTTAAAACTATAAAGTACGATACCTTGCTCAAAACTAGTTCATGAAGTCATGTTAGTTTCGTTGTAGGTAACTTCTGTAAATTCATGCTCATTGTGTAATTTTAGATTTATATCGATGAGTAAATTTGGTTTTTGCCATGATGAggtaactttttgtttattctttttgaaAATCAAGTACGTTCTGTGAGTAATGTTTAAGGGGCTGTTTGTAAAACAGGAAGTAAGACTTCACAATGATGAAAATGTTTTATATGCTAatctattattatttattacttGCAGTTTGTGTAATTTACTAGAATTACTGTGTAGTTAATTATATagataaatatttatttcactTTCTTTCGCTTGTATTTCTACAAATAAGAAATGATACAATTTTATctttataaaaatgataacaGCTGTAATTTTTACCATTGCTTGAAAAtatcgatttttttaaaataccctTGGTTGCCCTTTTTGTTGGTGTTAATAGGGAATTAGAACTGAATGATATTGGTGGCATTTTTGAACTGAGTGGTGTTGGAGGTACTTTGTGACTTGGTGGTAATGGTGGTATTTTGGGGCTTTTTGGTATTGGTGGTGGTGGTACTAAAGTTGGACTCCCACTGATGAATTTATATATCCACGGTAAATAATGTCGAACTATCACATAGACTCCATATTTATGTTTTGTTCCACATCCTTCCCCCCAACTTGTGATGCCATTCAACACCCATTTACCTGTCCTTTTTGAGTTGCATTGAAGAGGTCCTCCTGAATCACCTTGACAAGTGTCTGCGCTACCATTTACATAACCAGCACAAAACATATTACCTGTTAATCGACCTTTATATGATTTCTCATGATTGCAAACACCAAAATTAATGACAGGGACATTCaccttctttaaaatatttgatgcTGAAGACTCATTAGAACCTGTTTTTCCCCAACCAGTTATAGTACAAATTTTGCCTGGGAACTCAAGATCAAGGAAGTGTGGCAAGCATATTGTGTTGACATACTTGTTAAGTACAGCTGGTCTTGATAGTTCAATCATGGCGATGTCGTTATCATCTGTTATAGGATCATATTTGGCATGAAGAATGATCTTCTTAATGGTTATCACTTGTTCTTTGATTCCAACTGAATCTCTGGCGTGATCTCCTAGTGAATTTAAAAAAGCTTCTTTAGAAGTAAATGAATATTTCTGGTCTTTGGCTGATTTTAAGGGAATCTGTGAAGTATGTGTACAATAAGGAGGGAAGAGGAGTGAGACTAAAAGCATAGTACAGGTGCATAAAAGAAGAAGGGAAGAATTTCATAAGTGCTTCATATGCACTTCGACCATCTATACTTGCATACATGGATAGGGACAGTATGCTGAAAATAATCAATTTGGTACGTAAGAACTTTATGGATCCCCCCTTAATAAAGGTTTGATATGATGTCTTACTAGAGTGTATGATACTCTTACCTAGCGTGACGTTGTAATAAATCGCCTTTACACCATGAACAAAACAATGTGCAGCAGTGATTACAAACTTTGGGTTTATTAAAGAACCTCCACAGACATGTTTTCCTTTGCTTATACCAACTCTCCACTGTATAGCTGCTTGCCATGGGAATTCATGTTCAACACTTTCCACACCTCCGACTATGCGTTTAGAAATTGCATTCTGTCCACATTGTGAACGAACTAagagataattaaaaatatataataattctTGCTATTTGTAGAATGATCTTGTTACTAAAACCGAGAGAAGACAAACTCTAAGAAAACCCTTTTTATTTATCATTCTATTAATGTACGAATTTATAATTTTCCATTTATGCGCAAGATAAATggatgtaaaatttaaaatttagaatatGCACCATTATTCAACCCAGTAAAATTAGCAATCCCCAGTATATTATTAGATTTGACCTGATGCAGTTTCATTAGCTTCTAAGAAATAAATttgctatatatatacattattttgttttgatataAATATCCAAAAAAGAAGACTGGCTGTATATTTCTGTTGTAGCCAGCCCCACTACACAGGGTAATAACACAGTATTCTTGGTTGATATCTGAAGAAGCCTGAAGCTGAAGTATGTGTTTTCTTGCATGGTTTTGAGTTTAAAGTTTTGAATTATCCCCACTGGAGTGTAAACCGAATTATTTACAATGATGTACATAAGCTTACCTGTTGTTAAAGAAGTAGATAGAATGGTaatctgaaaaattaaaaagtttggtttATGTAAGTTTGAAAACATTATTAATGTTATTGATATctgaaatgttattttatttttgtttttgcgtCACCTTTTAGTCACCAagtcaataataacaacaaaaatgctTCTGTGGTTGtgcaataaaaacaataaaattttaaaataaagtgagGTGtgatgataaagattttttcGTCAAAAGAATTTTGTAGTAAAGCTAGGGGAAAAGAGAAATCCGGCGAAGATCGAATATTTTTACAAGAAAATCATTATAATGAAAGAAAATTTTAGCAATTTCACAGGATGCATTTTTTATTCCTATTTTATATGGCCTACCATGATCGCATTAATAAGAAATAGATTCAGGTACCAACATTCAAAACTGGTGGTTATGAAGAAAAGaactaatctttttttttaagtagtgATTTTAATATCAGATTTTTATAACACTAAAACATGAAAGTATATAGAATTGTGAAAAGTTTATTCAAACAAGTCAAAGATTTTAATTTCTAGGAGTTTCCTTAGAACTATAGAGTGCTAAGTGCATAGATGTGCCAGCTGATTTTTATCAGGGTTCCCACACCTCCTCATAACTCCTTAAATCTCCTTAAATATAAAAAGTCTCCTCAATTCTCCTCAAACGCCCTcactttttttggaaatttagattttcttctcaaatctcctcaaaagTATTTCgacatttggttattttttatatatgctagttattatttattttgaattacCACAATTTGTGGTTGCTGTGGCCTGCAAacattatttgttgttgttgtgtttgtaTTTAAAGCACAGTTTCTTAGTTAtcttttgtaagaaaatattgagatgccAGTCTGTGTTCCTTGATTTTTAAAAGTGCAAGTTTTTCTCCTTTAATCTCCttaattttgttaacaaaagctCCTCAGAAGTCACAAAAACCTCCTCAAAAGTCCTCAAATCTTCTCaaatgttgttttgaaaaaagagtGGGAACCCTGATTTAtatgttacaaaaaaacatttgtatAACTTACCTTAATCAATAAATCCAACATTGTGTGTGTTATGATATAGATACACCTATCCCCCTAAAGCTATACCTCTAAAAGCTATATCTCTGATAGCTACACCTTTGATAGTTACACCTCTGATAGCTACAACTATTAATATTCTGTTCATATATCACTTTCAGTGTTATTTACATGTGACACTTCAGTTGTAATGATTTTGGATAGAATTTTCTTACATGTTTATTTCTCATGTCTGCAGGTGTAACGCTCATTCTCTTTCCAAAgccgtttttatttttaaaaactttaatatgTAGATGCGAGTAAAAAATCAAGTAATTATCGAGTTGACGTTAGATAAAATTTTGTCAGTCACAGGCATGGTAATATAAAAGTCAGTGGTCCTGAATTTATTGCAACATCTTAGATTCCCTGAAAGTATTTCACACATAAAGAGTCTATCACTCTCTCTTAATTCACATTGACTTAATTGTCTTGCTTAGCagttgtttttttgtgtgtataaAGTTTCTCTTGATACTGGAGTCGGAGTAGATCTTTTCAGCTGATGTGGTTTGTTGGTCATCCCATGTTTGTGTTACGAAAGTAGTGCGAAATGATGCAAGCAGTCATTGCAAACAAAAAAGAcatgcagttttttttttaaaaaaagcaactGAACGTTTTGAAGGACTAACCAGCAACACAAAGGCTaccaatttaatttttatttggatAAATACAGCATTTACCTGACAGACATACGAGCCAAATGCCTTTCCTAGATACGAGTTAGATAAATTTTCTATCAGAGTCAAGACGATTGCATTAAGACCTCTGCTGTCTATGCCAAAGCAACAATaggatttttactttttttgttttactggTGTTAAAAGTTGACATGTGTGTTGCCAGTTAATTGGCTTCTTCATAGAAATAgctggtgtcttgcagaaaGCAGGAGGTACTATCTTAAGGCCCCGCCCCGATCCCAGTTGCAGGtggaataataacaaaatacaTATATCCATTTCtacataaaataaaagttaaacaaaagaaactaaagaaaatgcttgtaaaaattaaaataacaaagccgtaatttgtttatttgtttttaatgatacgTTTATTGTTGTCATATTTCATAATATATTGTCAGACGAAGTCGAATATGCATATTTTGTTGGAGATTTCCAACATCTCTATAGTCTTTTTTAGTACAACATACgcaaattttatctttttattgtacgataataaaatatagtttgAACCACTTTTTCATACATATATATCCTTTTTTAACTTACTGCTCCATTTTTTTGCATTGTCCATTTTTTctgaacttttaaaaacattttctatgATTTTCAGATTGGTGCAGTTGTAAACAAATggaaatggtcaattgcaaaatCGATTCCACGCCTATCTTTCCAAGTAAGTGTGCATAACAACGTCTTGTTATATTAATTGAAGCCTTATGCGAGCGACGTCAACAGGTGCTAAAGGTAAAACTGTCAACGTTTTGTCAGTATTAatagaatcacgtgattaatCAAGTTTATCGCAGGTGAAGGTCAACTGAATTGTTGATCATGTTATTGCAACATAAAacagaaagaacattcttctttaacGTTGGAATAGTGTTTGAGACACAACTGGTACTTCCTCTAGTTGTATTTTGAAATAAGTTTAATAAACGAAGAAGTGTATAAGACAACCTCTTAAACGCGCACAATTGTATACAAATGATGTTTATATAATTCCATATATACGCCCTTTATTCTtcatcttttttcttctttctaacCGATTATTTTACAGCTAAATTCTTTCATAACATTCCGATGCAACAGCAAGTCTTCAATGCATCTTGTCGTCAACATTAATGGCGAACATGCAAAGATACAACTTGGACCATCTTCAAATGATGTTGCAGAACCAAACTTATCTGAGATGGTGAGTGAAAATCTACGGTTGTATGATGTGTAAAAGACAgacttcattattatttttttttctcttctttagGGAATGCTTGCGACATTGGAGAAGTTTTCCTCTCAAGCAGCCATTCAGGTACACATCTTTTGTAAAAGAAGATTTTACCTCCCTTTCATAGTTATGTAAATCTAGtgttaaaagtaattttttgatttatgtAATACTTTATATTTTCCAAATACATAATTAATATAGGGTTCCAAagtatacatttttatttctatttgttGTAATACaatgagaaaaaataaataaaattctgTACTAATATTTTGTGGATGAGATACATGCTTGTCTCACTGGATCTTTTTTCAACAAGGCAAGTAACGTGGATGAGCGAGACTTCAGGATGGTGTGATTTGCTCCAGTGCTTTGATCGTAGTAAAAAGTTCTTCGTTTGGaagttataaatatatttttttaactgactAATCTGTCAGTTCATTCGTTCATTTATGCAGTATCTTTGTTTGAAATCTTTTTTGTCGCTTGTTCAGTTGTCAGCACTGTCGAAGAAGAAAGAATTAGGAAAGAAGCaaacgaaaaaagaaaaagtatactttttatttatatatttattttaaattttaaaccgaAAATCCTTTTACGtacattttgtttttaggttAGGAACTTTACTTCTGATATTCAAGAAGAACGCACACACGAGTTTGAGGTGAGATTTCCAAATGCCAAAAAAGAAATCGAATTCGTCAGTTCTCATCAATCAGAATTGAAAGGATTGCAAAGAAAATTTAAGTGAGTATTTAAAATTGGAGCTTAGATGGTTGAATAAAACATACAAGTAATAAAAAGCTTTGAGAAAGGATTTGATGGAATAATCTTGAACTGAATGTGCGGAGAATTTTaatatattgaaaataaaaaagctgaTTTTACAAGTTGTTTGTGtttgtcattatttttaaaagtagttTTGTAACTTTATACCTAACATAACCTAATTTTGAAGACATGCAAAAAGGAAGTTATTTGGCAATGCAATATTTTACTATGAATCAAGAACCACTTGAAAGTGGCAAATTTATATTACAAGAACTGTCATTTTTTCAATCCTTTAGGAACACAGTGTTTAATTGGATGGAGCATTACCGTGTGGCAACTGGTGTTTCATCTCCATATAAAACGAGAAAGATACAGAGAGATCTAACTCAATCAGCTATGTTACTACCTGCCAAGGCATCACAGGAGTTGTGGAAGCAACCACGATCAAGAGTACCTTCTGCACCAACCACTCTCTCTGAAATGTCTAGGTAAGCTGTTTAAAATGTCATCGTGATTTGTTGTTGACATTGCAAGAAAGTGTTTGGTAGATTCCTAATGTATAGAAGTCAGTGATCACCAAAGTTCGTAGTAGGGTACATACTATTCCAGAGGGTAGTGCAACAGAAAAACCCGAaggataaattttaaatgattgcaaaaataattttgtacatAGCTCTGATTATGTCGAATTAGCTgtgaacacatttttttttacaaaatttgttaCATAACAAAGTTAGTGACCCTGAAATTGTTTTGGCCTAACTGATACCACGATTTTGTCATTAATCTGCAAAAGCAAAAACGCACGGGACGTTTACTGTTTAAATCTCACCGAAGTCTTGACTACTCAGCTTTTGTTTATGCACACATGGCATGATCTCGTCCTTAAATGGTTTACACAGGTCTTCATAAACAAAGTTTCTGATTTTCACAGGTAATTTTATACTCGGAACTGCCATACTTTGTTGTTGAATTATAGCTAATCATATGGAACTTTTTGCCATAAATCTCCTCAAATGTGATTATTAAAAAGGGT is a genomic window of Hydractinia symbiolongicarpus strain clone_291-10 chromosome 14, HSymV2.1, whole genome shotgun sequence containing:
- the LOC130625394 gene encoding trypsin-like; amino-acid sequence: MLDLLIKITILSTSLTTVRSQCGQNAISKRIVGGVESVEHEFPWQAAIQWRVGISKGKHVCGGSLINPKFVITAAHCFVHGVKAIYYNVTLGDHARDSVGIKEQVITIKKIILHAKYDPITDDNDIAMIELSRPAVLNKYVNTICLPHFLDLEFPGKICTITGWGKTGSNESSASNILKKVNVPVINFGVCNHEKSYKGRLTGNMFCAGYVNGSADTCQGDSGGPLQCNSKRTGKWVLNGITSWGEGCGTKHKYGVYVIVRHYLPWIYKFISGSPTLVPPPPIPKSPKIPPLPPSHKVPPTPLSSKMPPISFSSNSLLTPTKRATKGILKKSIFSSNGKNYSCYHFYKDKIVSFLICRNTSERK